GCGCCAAAGCCGTCAGATCGCGCATTGCCTCGCCCGAGACATCCTTCAACCCTGACTTTGCCAGCGTCGCCTCAATCTCCGCCCGGCTGGGAGGATCGTCGTAAATCGCCGCGGCATAGGCCTTCTTGTGCCCCTCAAAAAGTTTACGCAGCTTGGATGTGGGCTTGAGACTGCCCGCCGTCACAACCACTTGAGCATCACCCGGCTGCCAATCCCCAAGCACATCTGTCACGATCTGCACCACCGTGTCATTGGCCTCTTCGACAAAAGCCACACGGGGGCCGGGGAAAAACCCCTGCGCCTTAATCGCGTCATTGAGCAAAGCCGGGTCCTTGCGCAACTCCGCAGCAGGAATGCGCGTCAAACGCATCTCCTCTTCGCCCGAGGGACCAATCAGAGCGGCGACCACCTCTTGCCGCCGCAAAGCCACCCGCATGCTGTCATTACCGTAAATCAGCAAGCCGGTTTTTTCGGGATCAGGCCGGGCAAAATAGGCAGGCGCGTCACGCGGGCTTAACTTCATGCCGGAAGTTTGCCCGCTTCGGCGGTCAGCTTATTGATGATCTGGTCGGCAAGGATGATCATGAGCCGCGCCTCGGCATCGCGCTGTGCGGCCTGGGTCGCAACGGTCGTCCCGGATGCGGAGTAGGATGTGAAATTGTCAACCTGGCCCGAGACAAGCACCGCTTTGCTCTGCATATCGCGCAGCGCATATTTAACGCTTCCCAAAAGGTTAAAGCGCGTAATTACATTATCCTCGGCGATCGCAATGGCATCTTCGTCCAAAGTGATCGAATAGCTCAGGCCATACTTTCCCTGCACTCCACGCCCCAGACGGTCCTCAAAATGGCTGTTGAAGAGAAAGCCCTCACGCCCCTGTGGCTCATCCAGTAGAATGTTGTCCTGAAGCCGCGTCGCCGCCCCGCCAGGCGCAAAGGCGGGTGAAAATCCACACCCGGCCAAAGCGGCAGGCACAGCACATAGGATGAAGCGGCGGCTATATGACGACATTCACGATCCGTCCCGGTACAACGATGACCTTCTTGGGCGTGGCCCCTTCCAGCGCCCGAATAACAGCATCCTGCGTCAGAGCAATTTTTTCAACCTCTGCCTTGTCCATATCTTTGGGCACGCTGATTTCAGCCCGGCGTTTGCCGTTGACCTGAATGGGCAGGGTCACCGTGTCTTCCACCAGCATGGTTTCATCGACCTCAGGCCAAGGTGCCTGCGCCACAAGCCCCTTCCCACCAAGCATGGACCAGACTTCCTCGCTTAAATGAGGCGTCATGGGCGACATGAGCTGTGCCAATACCTGCATTGCCTGCCATTGGACAGAGGCCGCAGCCTTGCTTTTGCTGAGCTGATTGAAGAAACCATAGATCTTGGCGATCGCCGCGTTGAAGCCAAAGCTCTCAACGCCCTTGGTGACCTCATCAATCGTCTTGTGCATCGCGCGCATCAGCTCGTCATCCAGCGCGTTGATCCCAAGCTGATAGCTGTCCATGATTTCTTGCAGTGATTGATCAAGGTCGGCCACGCCATCCGCCTTCATCTGCGACAGCTCATACGCCTTGCGCCAAACCCGGCCCAGGAATTTATGCGCCGCCTCCGCCCCTGCGGCTGTCCATTCCACATCCCGCTCTGGTGGTGAGTCGGACAACACAAACCACCGCGCTGTGTCGGCTCCGAACGCCTCGATGATGTTGACAGGATCAACCACGTTCTTCTTGGATTTGGACATCTTGGCCGAAGGGATGATTTCGACCGCGGTGCCATCACTGAGCTTTCCGTCACTTACATCTTCGGGCAGGTGATAGACTGGACGCCCATTGCCATCGCGCGTCTGATAAATTTCATGCGTGACCATGCCCTGCGTGAACAGAGCATCGAACGGCTCAATCGCCTTCTTCGGCAAATGC
This DNA window, taken from Roseovarius sp. S88, encodes the following:
- the holA gene encoding DNA polymerase III subunit delta; amino-acid sequence: MKLSPRDAPAYFARPDPEKTGLLIYGNDSMRVALRRQEVVAALIGPSGEEEMRLTRIPAAELRKDPALLNDAIKAQGFFPGPRVAFVEEANDTVVQIVTDVLGDWQPGDAQVVVTAGSLKPTSKLRKLFEGHKKAYAAAIYDDPPSRAEIEATLAKSGLKDVSGEAMRDLTALAQELDPGDFRQTVEKLALYKLSDTGPVSSEDIMACAPASTEADLDDVIHIVAEARSGEIAPVMKRLRAQGVQPVGLCMATIRHFRTLYAAASDPGGPSQGISKVRPPVFGPRRDRMQRQASNWGAAKLEDALGLLTDTDLRLRSAGQTAPDMALVERALVRLANLARR
- the lptE gene encoding LPS assembly lipoprotein LptE, whose amino-acid sequence is MSSYSRRFILCAVPAALAGCGFSPAFAPGGAATRLQDNILLDEPQGREGFLFNSHFEDRLGRGVQGKYGLSYSITLDEDAIAIAEDNVITRFNLLGSVKYALRDMQSKAVLVSGQVDNFTSYSASGTTVATQAAQRDAEARLMIILADQIINKLTAEAGKLPA